The Capsicum annuum cultivar UCD-10X-F1 chromosome 3, UCD10Xv1.1, whole genome shotgun sequence genomic sequence GAAGAAATGGAAGGAGGATGACAAGTCTTATCAATGCAACGCGATGTACAAATAGGATCGAAGACACAAAAATTCTCACATTTTTCTTCACAAGTAAAAGCATTTGTACCACTAGCATTCATAATTgctacaaaaatcataaaaaggaaaaatggcAATGTTAAAACCTTTGTGAAATTCATGATTTGTAATATAtgtattcttttttatatttttgtttgtgggTGATTGACAGACTTTAAAGCAACACTATTTATAACCAAAGATAATGCAATCGGCTAATGAGATTAGactatacaatttttttttggtaatactttGATCATAAATATTAGACTAGTAACTCGTATTGGTAATATACCATAAGTAATTATAGTTCACATTGGCTATACATTTTTGGTAATGATTAATGGACATAAAATCTTGACCATTAAtcatttttcctttcctttagTACTTAGCAGTTAACTTTTAAAAAGTttgattatcttttattttgaaatttgacCATAAATATTAGACTAGTAACTAGTATTGGTAATAGaccataaataattaaatatggtTCACTTTGGGTATAAATTTTTGGTAATGATTAATGACCCTAAAATCTTGACCATTAATCATTTTTCCTTTATTAGTAGATAACTTTTGAAAACTTTGATTATCTTctattttgaaattgattttggtCATAATTTTTTTCCCCAAATATGTCTCCTGACTGCAAATTGATtattcacttttcacttttaagaATTTCTGATTAGTTAATAAGaattaaattatcaatatcacttctttactttaaaaaaaaaaaatgatttgttttcctttttagtccgtttaaaaaagaatgaccatttacttttttgacaatttacaaaaaaaataaaattaattctcaCTTTCCACATTACATgttcaagaccacaagattaaagaatattttggtacattcgctataactttaatttaagaccgcacgatttaaaagttttctttattttttaaaattttgtgtcaagtcaaaatagatcattcttttttaaacaaagaaGTACTTGTtaaacaatagttatcatttcGCTTTATTTAATGTGATCCGATAATTAGAGATCAAAATAGATCGCATTGTCTAATAGAAGGTTAAAATCGCTTAGTCGAATATCACAGGGGTAAAATTGAAATAACACGATAACTCGGggactacaacaacaacaacaacaataataataacaacaaaaccaatgtattcctacaaagtggtgtctggggaggataa encodes the following:
- the LOC124897277 gene encoding protein TAP1-like, whose product is MNFTKVLTLPFFLFMIFVAIMNASGTNAFTCEEKCENFCVFDPICTSRCIDKTCHPPSISSKALINCKIACSMERCFKFKRDEELMSSCRKECSTKHCT